Proteins from a genomic interval of Thermoanaerobacterium thermosaccharolyticum DSM 571:
- a CDS encoding type III pantothenate kinase has translation MLLVFDVGNTNIVLGVYDGKKLLYSFRIATDKTKTSDEYGILIKQLIEYRNMHLSDINAAIISSVVPPIMHTLEAMTIKYFNVYPIIVGPGIKTGINIRYDNPREVGADRIVNAVAAYELYGGPVIIIDFGTATTFCAVSKNCEYLGGAIAPGLIISADALFQRTAKLPKIELIKPEKVICKNTVESMQSGLIYGHAGMVDYIVNKMKREFAENAYVVATGGLAKLIAQEAKVIDTVNDMLTLEGLRIIYERNIERM, from the coding sequence ATGCTGCTTGTCTTTGATGTAGGAAATACGAACATTGTATTGGGTGTGTACGATGGAAAGAAGCTTTTATATTCATTTAGAATTGCCACAGACAAGACAAAGACGTCAGATGAGTATGGAATATTAATAAAACAGCTTATCGAGTACAGGAATATGCATTTAAGTGACATAAATGCAGCCATAATATCATCTGTTGTGCCTCCTATAATGCACACACTTGAAGCAATGACTATAAAATATTTCAATGTATATCCTATAATAGTAGGCCCCGGCATAAAGACAGGAATAAACATAAGATACGATAATCCGAGGGAAGTTGGTGCAGATAGAATTGTAAATGCCGTTGCAGCGTATGAATTGTATGGAGGCCCTGTCATAATTATCGACTTTGGCACAGCGACAACATTTTGTGCTGTCTCAAAGAACTGTGAGTATTTAGGTGGTGCCATTGCACCAGGATTGATCATATCGGCAGATGCACTGTTTCAAAGAACAGCAAAACTTCCTAAGATAGAGCTTATAAAACCTGAAAAAGTCATATGTAAAAATACTGTTGAAAGTATGCAGTCAGGCTTAATTTACGGCCATGCCGGTATGGTTGATTATATAGTAAACAAGATGAAAAGGGAATTTGCTGAGAATGCCTATGTCGTTGCAACGGGTGGACTTGCAAAGCTGATAGCACAAGAAGCAAAAGTTATAGATACTGTAAATGACATGCTTACGCTAGAAGGATTAAGGATAATATACGAACGCAACATTGAGAGAATGTGA
- a CDS encoding NAD(P)H-binding protein: protein MHKFGFIIHPIEYEDVSRKFKIMNKLPRRFVEGFTRMLPPLKVSEITGVKSKYAETEGYFVAVPLISNQMMSLPEDYVMKKIIKAGKIAENLGAEIVGLGALTSVVGDAGFTVAKNLNIAVTTGNSYTIATAIEGTKKAAELMGKDIRDSEVVVIGATGSIGKVCAEILSREAKYMTLVARNKQKLEDFSRYLLEKTGMAARVTSDVKEALKSADIVVTVTSAVDTIIKPEYLKPGAVVCDVARPRDVSKEVADARDDVLVIEGGVVEVPGDVDFHFNFGFPPKTSYACMAETMILAMEGRIENYSLGRDLTVEQVDTIAKLAKKHGFKLGGFRSFERAVSEETIENVRKNAARRLKGNRFSTV from the coding sequence ATGCATAAGTTTGGGTTTATAATACATCCAATTGAATATGAGGATGTTAGCAGAAAGTTTAAGATCATGAATAAATTGCCTCGCAGGTTCGTAGAGGGCTTCACCCGGATGTTGCCACCTCTTAAGGTTTCAGAAATAACAGGCGTAAAAAGCAAATATGCTGAGACTGAAGGTTATTTTGTGGCTGTGCCGCTTATTTCAAATCAAATGATGAGCCTTCCGGAAGATTATGTGATGAAAAAAATAATAAAAGCTGGCAAGATAGCAGAAAATCTAGGCGCTGAAATTGTAGGCCTTGGTGCTCTCACATCTGTTGTTGGGGATGCAGGTTTTACAGTTGCGAAAAATCTAAACATAGCAGTGACAACTGGCAACAGCTATACAATTGCAACCGCAATAGAAGGCACAAAAAAGGCCGCCGAGCTAATGGGAAAGGATATAAGAGATTCAGAAGTCGTTGTAATAGGAGCGACAGGTTCTATTGGAAAGGTATGTGCGGAGATTTTGTCCAGAGAAGCAAAATACATGACATTGGTAGCCAGAAACAAGCAAAAACTAGAGGATTTTAGCAGATATCTTCTAGAAAAAACGGGCATGGCAGCGAGAGTCACATCTGACGTAAAAGAGGCTCTTAAAAGTGCTGACATAGTTGTAACGGTTACGAGTGCCGTTGATACTATTATCAAACCAGAATATTTAAAGCCTGGAGCAGTTGTATGCGATGTAGCACGACCGAGAGATGTATCAAAGGAAGTTGCTGATGCAAGAGATGACGTTTTAGTCATTGAAGGTGGTGTAGTAGAAGTACCTGGTGATGTAGATTTCCACTTCAATTTTGGATTTCCACCAAAGACCAGCTATGCATGCATGGCAGAGACGATGATACTTGCAATGGAAGGTAGAATAGAAAACTACTCATTAGGGAGAGATTTAACAGTGGAGCAGGTAGATACAATTGCAAAGCTGGCTAAGAAGCATGGCTTTAAACTGGGGGGATTTAGAAGCTTTGAAAGAGCTGTATCAGAGGAAACTATAGAAAATGTCAGAAAGAACGCTGCAAGGCGATTAAAAGGAAATAGATTTAGCACTGTATAG
- a CDS encoding formate--tetrahydrofolate ligase, protein MKTDIEIAQEAKMLPIVDVGEKIGIESDYLELYGNYKAKVSPKLWDKVKDNEDGKLILVTSINPTPAGEGKSTVTVGLGQALNRLKKKAAIALREPSLGPCMGIKGGAAGGGYSQVVPMEDINLHFTGDMHAIGSAHNLLSAMIDNHIHQGNELNIDVRRITWKRAIDMNDRALREIVVGLGGKANGFPRQDGFIITVASEIMAILCLATDFKDLKERIGKIIIGYDKDGNPVTAKDLKADGAMTLLLKDAIKPNLVQTLENVPAFIHGGPFANIAHGCNSIIATKYGLKLADYLVTEAGFGADLGAEKFFDIKCRYGGLKPSAAVVVATIRALKMHGGLKKDELTAENLDALRKGIGNLLKQIENVHKYGIPVVVAINRFKYDTESEIEYVKKSCKDLDVDVSVADVWEKGGEGGIELAKQVINACEKESKFKPLYELNMPIKDKIKTIAKEIYGADGVGYTKEALKDLKNIEDLGLDNLPVCVAKTQYSLSDNPKLLGRPEGFDITVKGLNISAGAGFIVVMTGDIMTMPGLPKSPAAERMDIDEEGKITGLF, encoded by the coding sequence TTGAAAACAGATATAGAAATAGCACAAGAGGCTAAGATGCTTCCTATAGTTGACGTGGGGGAAAAGATAGGCATCGAAAGTGACTATTTGGAGCTTTACGGAAATTACAAAGCGAAAGTTTCACCAAAGCTTTGGGACAAAGTGAAGGACAACGAAGATGGAAAACTTATTTTGGTTACTTCAATTAACCCTACACCGGCAGGCGAGGGCAAATCTACTGTTACTGTAGGATTAGGACAAGCCTTAAACCGCCTTAAAAAGAAAGCTGCTATAGCTTTAAGAGAACCGTCTTTAGGCCCATGTATGGGAATAAAAGGCGGCGCTGCTGGTGGTGGTTATTCGCAAGTTGTTCCGATGGAAGATATAAATCTCCATTTTACAGGTGATATGCATGCTATAGGATCAGCACATAATCTGTTATCTGCTATGATTGACAATCATATACATCAAGGCAATGAGCTTAACATCGATGTAAGGCGTATAACTTGGAAAAGAGCTATTGACATGAACGATAGAGCATTGCGGGAGATCGTCGTAGGGCTTGGAGGAAAGGCAAATGGTTTTCCAAGGCAGGATGGCTTTATCATCACTGTTGCATCTGAAATTATGGCTATACTTTGTCTGGCTACGGATTTTAAGGATTTAAAAGAAAGGATAGGCAAGATAATAATTGGGTACGACAAAGACGGAAATCCTGTTACAGCAAAGGATTTAAAGGCCGATGGAGCTATGACACTTCTTTTAAAAGATGCTATAAAGCCGAATTTGGTACAGACACTAGAAAATGTGCCTGCATTTATACATGGAGGTCCATTTGCTAACATTGCCCACGGATGCAATAGCATCATAGCTACAAAATATGGTTTGAAACTTGCAGACTATCTTGTGACGGAAGCTGGATTTGGTGCAGACTTAGGAGCAGAAAAGTTTTTTGATATTAAATGCAGATATGGAGGATTAAAACCCAGTGCTGCTGTCGTTGTAGCAACTATAAGGGCTCTTAAGATGCATGGGGGGCTTAAAAAAGATGAGCTTACAGCTGAAAATTTAGATGCTTTAAGAAAGGGCATAGGTAATTTGCTGAAGCAGATTGAAAATGTACATAAATATGGCATACCTGTTGTTGTGGCTATAAACAGATTCAAATACGATACAGAAAGCGAAATTGAATATGTTAAAAAGTCATGCAAGGATTTAGATGTAGATGTATCAGTTGCCGATGTATGGGAAAAAGGCGGCGAAGGCGGTATCGAATTGGCAAAGCAGGTCATAAACGCTTGTGAAAAAGAGTCAAAGTTTAAACCTCTTTATGAATTAAACATGCCGATAAAAGATAAAATAAAGACAATTGCAAAAGAAATATACGGTGCAGATGGTGTTGGGTATACTAAGGAAGCACTTAAGGACCTTAAAAATATAGAAGATCTCGGACTAGATAATCTTCCAGTATGTGTTGCTAAAACTCAGTATTCCCTATCAGATAATCCAAAGCTTTTGGGAAGACCAGAAGGCTTTGATATAACAGTTAAGGGATTAAATATATCTGCCGGAGCTGGATTTATTGTTGTTATGACGGGTGATATTATGACAATGCCCGGGCTTCCAAAATCACCCGCAGCAGAGAGGATGGATATCGACGAGGAGGGTAAAATAACCGGTTTATTTTAA
- the greA gene encoding transcription elongation factor GreA, with protein sequence MGKQVILTYDGLKKLEEELDYLKSVKRPEVAEKIKQARAFGDLSENSEYDEAKNEQAFIEGRIATIEAMLRNAQVIDEEDITIDKVSVGCTVKVYDEEFKEESEYTIVGSTEADPMNNKISDESPIGKALIGKKVGDSVSVEVPAGIIKLKVLEIHK encoded by the coding sequence ATGGGTAAGCAAGTAATTTTGACTTATGACGGTTTAAAAAAATTAGAAGAAGAGTTAGACTATCTGAAGTCTGTAAAAAGACCTGAAGTTGCAGAAAAGATAAAACAAGCACGTGCTTTTGGCGATTTAAGTGAAAATTCTGAGTACGATGAAGCAAAAAATGAGCAAGCATTTATTGAAGGAAGAATAGCTACAATCGAGGCTATGCTTCGAAATGCCCAGGTAATCGATGAAGAGGATATTACAATTGACAAAGTAAGTGTGGGCTGTACAGTAAAGGTTTATGATGAGGAATTTAAGGAGGAATCAGAGTACACAATAGTAGGTTCTACGGAAGCCGACCCTATGAACAACAAGATATCTGATGAATCACCTATAGGCAAAGCACTAATTGGGAAAAAGGTTGGTGACAGCGTTTCTGTTGAAGTGCCGGCAGGTATAATAAAACTCAAAGTACTAGAAATACACAAATAA
- a CDS encoding ECF transporter S component, producing MTSKLTVRQITVAGMLSAISIVMATTPLGYIPLGIANATTMHIPTIIGSILEGPYVGTFIGLIFGISSFIRQNTPLFADPIIAILPRLLIGIVAYYVYKISKSAGIAAIAGTLTNTVGVLGLSVIKKYLTIQAALLIVLKNTVFEVIVAVILTTVIVKSVKRYIK from the coding sequence GTGACATCAAAATTAACTGTAAGGCAAATTACTGTCGCTGGCATGCTATCGGCTATATCTATAGTAATGGCTACAACGCCGCTGGGATATATACCTTTAGGGATAGCCAATGCCACTACAATGCATATACCAACGATAATAGGTTCTATATTGGAAGGGCCTTACGTGGGGACTTTTATAGGACTTATTTTTGGTATATCAAGCTTTATAAGGCAAAATACTCCACTTTTTGCTGACCCAATAATTGCTATATTGCCAAGGCTTTTAATAGGCATTGTGGCGTATTACGTTTATAAAATTTCAAAAAGCGCAGGCATTGCAGCTATTGCAGGTACTCTTACAAATACAGTTGGTGTATTGGGGTTATCTGTCATTAAGAAGTATTTAACTATACAAGCTGCATTGTTGATTGTACTTAAAAACACGGTATTTGAAGTCATTGTAGCAGTGATTTTGACTACGGTCATAGTTAAATCTGTAAAAAGATATATTAAGTAA
- a CDS encoding acyl-CoA carboxylase subunit beta has product MSMEDRVEDLLKRRESICEGGGADKVEKQHQKGKLTARERIEKLLDEDSFVEIDAFVEHRCIDFGMEKQRIPGEGVVTGYGTIDGRLVYVYAQDFTVLGGSLGEYHAKKITKIMDMAVKMGAPLIGLNDSGGARIQEGVDALSGYGNIFFRNTLASGVIPQISVIMGPSAGGAVYSPALTDFIFMVDKTSQMFITGPQVIKAVTGEDVSAEELGGSITHSTKSGVAHFRAANDEECLEMVRTLLSYLPSNNLEDPPQHMMNDDINRLSDRLMEIIPDNPNKPYDMKEIISEIVDDGIYLESQSMYAENIITAFARLNGRTIGIIANQPKILAGCLDINASDKASRFIRFCDAFNIPLLNIVDVPGFLPGTNQEYGGIIRHGAKMLYAYSEATVPKVTLIVRKAYGGAYLAMCSKDLGADIVLAWPTAEIAVMGPDGAANIVFKNEIKSSDDPVAARNEKIKEYRENFANPYRAASRGYVDDVILPSETRPRLISAFDMLMSKRESRPSKKHGNFPV; this is encoded by the coding sequence ATGTCGATGGAGGACAGAGTTGAGGACCTTCTTAAGAGAAGGGAGTCAATTTGTGAAGGCGGTGGTGCAGATAAAGTAGAAAAGCAACATCAAAAGGGAAAGCTTACCGCAAGGGAAAGAATAGAAAAACTTTTGGATGAAGATAGTTTTGTGGAGATAGATGCATTTGTCGAACATAGATGTATTGACTTTGGAATGGAAAAGCAGAGAATACCAGGTGAAGGTGTTGTAACTGGGTACGGTACAATAGATGGAAGGCTTGTTTACGTGTATGCACAGGACTTTACCGTCCTTGGAGGGTCATTAGGCGAATATCATGCAAAGAAAATCACGAAAATCATGGATATGGCAGTAAAGATGGGAGCACCGCTTATAGGTTTAAATGATTCTGGCGGGGCTAGGATACAAGAAGGTGTCGATGCACTGTCGGGATATGGAAATATATTTTTTAGAAATACACTGGCATCTGGTGTTATTCCGCAGATATCAGTGATTATGGGCCCTAGTGCCGGTGGTGCTGTTTACTCGCCTGCTTTGACGGATTTTATATTTATGGTGGATAAAACCAGCCAGATGTTTATCACAGGGCCGCAGGTTATAAAAGCTGTAACAGGTGAAGATGTGTCTGCCGAGGAGCTTGGAGGTTCTATTACACACAGTACGAAAAGCGGTGTGGCTCATTTTAGAGCTGCAAATGACGAAGAATGTTTAGAAATGGTTAGAACACTTTTAAGTTATCTGCCGTCAAATAATCTGGAGGATCCTCCACAGCATATGATGAATGATGATATAAACAGACTGTCCGATAGACTTATGGAAATAATTCCTGACAACCCCAACAAGCCGTATGATATGAAAGAAATTATTTCAGAAATTGTGGACGATGGTATATATTTGGAGTCACAGTCTATGTACGCAGAAAATATAATAACAGCATTTGCAAGGCTCAACGGAAGGACAATCGGTATAATAGCAAATCAACCGAAAATTCTGGCAGGATGTCTTGACATAAATGCGTCTGATAAAGCGTCAAGGTTTATAAGATTTTGCGACGCTTTCAATATACCATTATTAAATATAGTGGATGTTCCGGGATTTTTGCCTGGCACAAACCAAGAGTACGGCGGTATTATAAGGCACGGTGCAAAGATGCTTTATGCATATTCTGAAGCTACAGTTCCTAAAGTAACGCTGATAGTCAGAAAGGCTTACGGCGGAGCATATCTTGCCATGTGCAGCAAGGACTTGGGCGCAGATATTGTGCTGGCGTGGCCTACTGCCGAAATTGCAGTCATGGGACCTGATGGGGCAGCCAACATAGTATTTAAAAATGAGATAAAATCATCTGATGATCCAGTTGCTGCAAGGAATGAAAAGATAAAAGAATACAGAGAAAACTTTGCAAATCCCTACAGAGCCGCATCAAGAGGATATGTAGATGATGTAATACTGCCTAGTGAAACCAGGCCTCGCCTCATTTCTGCGTTTGACATGCTTATGAGCAAAAGAGAGTCGAGACCCAGCAAAAAACATGGGAATTTTCCGGTTTAA
- a CDS encoding biotin/lipoyl-containing protein: protein MKKFIVTVNGKKYDVEVEEVKSDISYDKKSVEESAVKKENIPSYNHTQIKNTQEVIDGAATVNAPMPGTILDIKVSLGQTVKRGDVLIILEAMKMENEITSPYDGVVASINVSKGASVNTGDILLSLK from the coding sequence ATGAAAAAATTTATAGTTACCGTTAATGGCAAGAAATATGATGTAGAAGTAGAAGAGGTCAAAAGTGATATTTCATATGATAAGAAAAGTGTCGAAGAAAGCGCTGTAAAAAAGGAGAATATACCTTCTTATAATCACACACAAATTAAAAATACGCAGGAAGTGATTGATGGTGCTGCTACTGTAAACGCACCTATGCCTGGCACAATATTGGACATAAAAGTAAGCTTAGGTCAGACTGTAAAAAGAGGCGATGTTCTGATTATACTCGAAGCAATGAAGATGGAAAATGAGATTACATCACCTTATGATGGTGTCGTAGCATCGATAAATGTTTCAAAAGGTGCTTCTGTTAATACAGGTGATATTCTTCTGTCTCTTAAATGA
- a CDS encoding Ger(x)C family spore germination protein, which produces MKKVLALLIILSLLLTGCWDKREINELAFVQGIGMDIDKDRMCDITVQALKPANLATSSGGGGGGAAAGKPYEVYSSRGVDFAKAFANFNTELSRTLFLQHNEIIFIGENLARSGIYSMLDFITRNPEFRRTSYLVVVTGGTLDDLMKLSKNVEKYPYREILGMIQNQKNTSSGYVCDINHFVETLETEKVQPIVGRLEIVKKDGKPQHARFVGAAAFKYDKMVGFLTEEQTKGIMWMDNLIKNTSLVIDKGPKGEKSHISFTIIKAKSSITPRVSGDNVSFDVKINFDSNMIEQNSMYNLTELKMIKGLENLQEQKVKSEVEDALNAIQRKYKVDSVGLGQKLQEKYPKVWEKLKDKWDEIYPNVKVNVSVKASLKRSGLTSKSIQPR; this is translated from the coding sequence ATGAAAAAAGTTTTGGCATTGTTAATAATACTATCATTGCTTCTTACAGGATGCTGGGATAAGAGAGAGATAAACGAGCTGGCATTTGTACAGGGTATAGGCATGGATATAGATAAAGATAGAATGTGCGACATTACTGTCCAAGCTTTAAAACCTGCCAATTTAGCAACGAGTTCAGGAGGTGGAGGTGGAGGTGCTGCAGCAGGAAAACCGTATGAAGTATACAGCTCTAGAGGAGTTGATTTTGCAAAAGCATTTGCAAATTTCAACACAGAGCTTTCAAGGACGCTTTTTCTTCAGCATAATGAAATAATTTTTATAGGGGAAAACCTTGCAAGATCTGGCATATACAGTATGCTTGACTTTATCACAAGGAATCCCGAGTTTAGGAGGACGTCGTATTTGGTGGTTGTTACAGGTGGTACACTTGATGACCTTATGAAATTGTCAAAAAACGTTGAAAAGTACCCATATAGAGAAATTCTGGGTATGATTCAAAACCAGAAAAATACTTCGTCAGGTTATGTCTGTGACATAAACCATTTTGTTGAGACACTTGAGACGGAGAAAGTGCAGCCTATAGTTGGAAGACTAGAAATTGTAAAAAAAGATGGGAAACCCCAGCATGCCAGATTTGTAGGCGCCGCTGCATTTAAATACGACAAGATGGTTGGCTTTTTGACTGAAGAGCAGACGAAAGGCATCATGTGGATGGACAATCTCATTAAAAATACATCGCTTGTCATTGATAAAGGGCCTAAAGGTGAAAAAAGCCATATTTCATTTACAATCATAAAAGCAAAGTCTAGTATTACACCTCGTGTAAGTGGCGACAATGTCTCTTTTGATGTTAAGATTAATTTTGATTCAAATATGATTGAGCAGAATTCAATGTACAATCTTACGGAGCTTAAGATGATAAAAGGCCTTGAAAATTTACAGGAGCAGAAAGTCAAAAGCGAGGTTGAAGATGCACTAAATGCTATACAAAGGAAGTATAAAGTCGATTCGGTAGGTCTTGGACAGAAGCTTCAAGAGAAGTATCCTAAGGTATGGGAAAAATTAAAGGACAAATGGGACGAAATTTATCCAAATGTAAAAGTTAATGTAAGTGTAAAAGCTTCGCTAAAGAGGTCAGGACTTACGTCAAAATCGATTCAACCGAGGTAA
- a CDS encoding GerAB/ArcD/ProY family transporter → MFRSFLSFEVTTEKKISPKQFIYIIISVVLSTATIFLPSIVASKAEQDSWVSVLIATGFSIPVFCLYYGISNMFKDKTVFSFVEDIFGKILGKIIAFLYLLFFIHLAIIMIRELLEIMRSTFMPKTPPIVFSFVLMVVASYAITKGFIAIARMNEVVFPLGMGLLGFVIFFSIPYIKMENFLPVLAKGFLPPIKGSFPLTSWMLESIIILAIFPHISNSKKVLKSGIISLLFISFALLLGVLAIGIFGSKTTADFKFTALEMTRTIRLSNYFARLDSMIMAVWIEGIFMKITIFLYIIVKGFSDIINFDDFRFAVLPIASIIVPMSIFVSTNIDELYNFLKDTFFYETFIFEIILPVFIFTVAKIRKLDKKTNVQQK, encoded by the coding sequence ATGTTCAGAAGTTTTTTGAGTTTTGAAGTAACAACAGAAAAAAAAATATCACCAAAGCAATTTATATACATAATAATATCAGTTGTACTATCTACAGCTACAATTTTTTTGCCATCTATTGTTGCATCAAAAGCCGAACAAGATTCATGGGTCTCAGTTCTAATTGCAACAGGATTCAGTATACCTGTATTTTGCCTTTACTACGGCATATCCAATATGTTTAAAGACAAAACTGTATTCTCTTTTGTGGAAGACATATTCGGTAAAATTTTGGGGAAAATAATCGCTTTTTTGTATCTTTTATTTTTTATTCATTTAGCTATAATAATGATTAGAGAACTTCTCGAAATCATGCGTAGCACGTTTATGCCTAAAACACCTCCTATAGTATTTTCATTCGTATTGATGGTTGTTGCTTCATACGCCATTACAAAGGGGTTTATTGCAATTGCCAGAATGAATGAAGTTGTATTTCCTTTGGGCATGGGGCTTTTAGGATTCGTTATTTTTTTCTCAATCCCATATATAAAAATGGAAAACTTCCTTCCTGTATTGGCAAAGGGGTTTCTGCCGCCCATAAAAGGATCTTTTCCATTGACTTCATGGATGCTTGAAAGCATAATAATATTAGCTATTTTCCCTCACATATCTAATAGCAAAAAAGTTTTAAAAAGTGGTATTATATCACTCCTCTTTATATCTTTCGCACTTCTACTGGGAGTCCTTGCAATAGGAATTTTTGGTTCAAAAACAACAGCCGATTTTAAATTTACTGCGCTGGAAATGACTCGTACTATAAGACTTAGCAATTACTTTGCAAGGCTTGATTCAATGATAATGGCTGTATGGATAGAAGGCATATTTATGAAAATAACAATATTTTTGTATATAATTGTAAAAGGATTTTCTGATATAATAAATTTTGATGATTTTAGATTTGCTGTACTTCCAATTGCATCAATAATTGTTCCTATGTCTATATTTGTATCTACAAATATAGATGAGTTATACAACTTCTTGAAGGATACATTTTTTTATGAAACATTTATTTTCGAAATCATTTTACCTGTATTTATATTCACAGTCGCAAAAATAAGAAAGCTGGACAAAAAAACAAATGTCCAGCAAAAATAA
- a CDS encoding spore germination protein, protein MDRSYLIENYKDMNLYDDIDKNLDVLKALLKQSSDIIFREFRIGEKKVKAFLICVDGLVDKALINNNIIEPITLETRKLDGNALTKKSVYESLLNYFITTADIKEEEKIGDIIDSLLDGDTPLIVDGVRKSIIISTRGWEQRSISESTTEAVVRGPKEAFVETLRVNTSMLRRRIKNPNFIIESLKVGKYTKTNVAIAYIKDVAKDEVVEEVKNRLNKIDIDGIVDSGYLEEMIEDNPFSPFPQIEHSERPDKIAAELLEGRVAIISDGSPEVLVVPTTFVQFFQSAEDYYERYYISTLFRILRLAAMLMSLTLPSIYVAAVTYHQEMIPSPLAISIAAQREGVPFTTLMEAFLMEFFFEILREAGIRLPMQVGQAVSIVGALVIGQAAVQAGLVSAATVIVVALTGIASFSIPAFNIAITFRLLRFAMLVVGGTLGFFGIIMALMMILAHLASLESFGVPYLSPLAPSNTRELNDVFIRIPWWAKIFRPHKVAGKNVKRQNYTRS, encoded by the coding sequence ATGGACAGATCCTATTTAATTGAAAACTATAAAGACATGAATTTATACGATGATATAGACAAAAATTTAGATGTATTAAAAGCTCTTTTAAAGCAAAGCAGCGATATCATATTTAGAGAATTTAGGATAGGCGAAAAAAAGGTAAAAGCTTTTTTAATATGTGTAGATGGATTGGTGGATAAAGCTCTGATAAATAATAATATTATAGAGCCAATTACATTGGAAACAAGAAAGTTAGATGGAAATGCATTGACTAAAAAAAGTGTCTATGAATCGCTTTTAAATTATTTTATAACAACTGCTGATATAAAAGAAGAAGAGAAGATTGGAGATATCATAGATAGCCTTTTGGACGGTGATACTCCACTTATTGTAGATGGAGTGAGGAAATCCATTATAATAAGTACAAGAGGGTGGGAGCAGAGAAGCATTTCTGAATCGACGACAGAGGCTGTCGTCAGGGGACCTAAAGAAGCGTTTGTAGAGACCCTTAGGGTAAACACTTCTATGCTTAGGAGAAGAATAAAAAATCCAAATTTCATAATAGAAAGCTTAAAAGTTGGGAAGTATACAAAGACAAACGTCGCAATAGCATACATCAAAGACGTGGCAAAAGACGAAGTTGTAGAAGAGGTGAAAAATAGACTTAACAAAATAGATATTGATGGCATTGTTGACAGTGGATATCTGGAGGAAATGATAGAAGATAATCCATTTTCGCCATTTCCACAGATAGAGCATTCAGAGCGACCTGATAAAATCGCAGCGGAATTGCTGGAGGGAAGAGTAGCTATCATATCAGACGGCTCTCCTGAGGTCCTTGTAGTTCCAACAACTTTTGTCCAATTTTTTCAGTCAGCAGAGGACTACTACGAGAGGTACTATATATCGACACTGTTTAGGATTCTCAGACTTGCAGCTATGCTTATGTCTCTTACGCTGCCATCGATTTACGTAGCCGCTGTGACGTACCATCAGGAGATGATACCGTCTCCTCTTGCAATTTCTATTGCTGCCCAAAGAGAAGGAGTGCCATTTACGACGCTTATGGAGGCATTTTTAATGGAGTTTTTCTTTGAAATATTGAGAGAAGCAGGAATAAGGCTTCCGATGCAGGTAGGTCAGGCTGTAAGCATAGTAGGAGCGCTTGTCATTGGCCAAGCGGCAGTTCAGGCAGGACTAGTATCGGCTGCAACAGTAATCGTTGTTGCACTAACAGGTATAGCGTCATTTTCAATACCTGCATTTAATATAGCAATAACTTTTAGGCTTTTGAGATTCGCCATGCTGGTTGTGGGAGGTACACTTGGCTTTTTTGGCATTATTATGGCACTTATGATGATACTGGCACATCTAGCATCATTGGAATCCTTCGGTGTGCCTTATCTTTCACCGCTTGCACCTAGCAATACAAGGGAGCTTAATGACGTATTTATAAGGATACCATGGTGGGCAAAGATATTTAGACCACATAAAGTAGCAGGCAAAAATGTCAAGAGGCAAAATTATACAAGAAGTTAA